A stretch of Enterobacter cloacae complex sp. ECNIH7 DNA encodes these proteins:
- the tatD gene encoding 3'-5' ssDNA/RNA exonuclease TatD — translation MFDIGFNLTSSQFAKDRDEVVARAFAAGVKGLLLTGTNLHESEQAQQLAQGYDRCWSTAGVHPHDSSQWTADSSETLYSLAKMPEVVAIGECGLDFNRNFSTPEEQEKAFTAQLALAAELEMPVFMHCRDAHERFLALLDPWLEKLPGAVLHCFTGSRQEALDCLRRGLYLGITGWVCDERRGLELRELLPVIPADRLLLETDAPYLLPRDMKPKPASRRNEPAYLGHIVESVAKWRGEDPHWLSAQTDDNVRNLFGINV, via the coding sequence ATGTTTGATATCGGATTCAACCTGACCAGCTCGCAGTTTGCGAAAGATCGTGATGAGGTGGTTGCGCGCGCGTTTGCCGCCGGGGTGAAAGGACTGCTGCTGACGGGCACCAACCTGCATGAGAGCGAGCAGGCGCAGCAGCTGGCTCAAGGCTACGATCGCTGTTGGTCTACCGCTGGTGTGCATCCTCACGACAGCAGCCAGTGGACCGCAGATAGCAGCGAAACCCTGTACAGTCTCGCGAAAATGCCAGAAGTGGTGGCGATCGGCGAATGCGGTCTCGATTTCAACCGTAATTTTTCCACGCCTGAAGAGCAGGAAAAGGCGTTTACTGCCCAGCTTGCGCTCGCAGCAGAGCTTGAAATGCCCGTGTTTATGCACTGCCGCGACGCGCATGAGCGTTTCCTGGCACTTCTGGATCCGTGGCTGGAGAAACTGCCCGGCGCGGTACTGCACTGCTTCACCGGTTCACGGCAGGAAGCGCTGGATTGCCTGAGGCGAGGGCTTTATCTGGGTATTACCGGCTGGGTTTGCGATGAGCGCCGCGGGCTTGAACTTCGTGAGCTGTTGCCAGTAATCCCGGCTGACCGGCTGCTCCTCGAAACCGATGCGCCTTATCTGCTACCGCGCGATATGAAACCCAAACCTGCATCGCGGCGGAATGAGCCCGCGTATCTGGGGCACATTGTTGAGAGCGTCGCGAAGTGGCGCGGAGAGGATCCGCACTGGCTTTCGGCGCAGACGGATGACAACGTGCGTAATCTGTTCGGAATAAACGTTTAA